TGCGCTCCCAGGTTTACAGGCGGCACGACAAAGGATCCGACAGCGGCTGGCGTCAGATCGAGCGCCAGCTTTCCGGCTTCCCGCAGTGCCTTTGCATGGCGAATATGAGCTTTTGCGGATGTGGCGTCGAACACGATATCGGCAAGCTCCGGACGCTCCAAAAATCCCCTGATTCCTGTGTCGATCACTTCCAATCCGAGCTTTTTGGCACGCGCCAATCCATCGGATTCGGGATCGATTCCAATCATTGTCGTCATTTCCAACACAGTCGAACACTGCAATTTCATCATTAAGTCAGTTCCTATATTTCCGGAGCCAAGAACGGCTACTTTTACTTTTGACATGTTGATCACTCCCATCGGCGGATATTGTATCGGACATCAACTCGAAAAACGAACACCTGCTTCTCCCAGATGTGCAAAACGCGCCTGGAAGGAATCCCCCGGTTCTGCATTGATGGCAGCAGAAAGCGCTCCAGATAAAATGACTTCCCCTGCTTTTAGGGAAATGCCAAACTGCGCGACGGCGTTCGCCAACCAGGCTACGCAGTTTGCCGGATGGCCCAAAGCGGCAGCTCCTGTCCCCGTATTCATGATTTGACCGTTTTTATAGAAAACCATTCCCATTTGTGCAAGATCCAGCTTGTCAACAGAAAGACGAGTATGTCCCAATACATACAAACCGGATGACGCGTTGTCTGCTATCGTATCTTGCAGCCGAATCTTCCAGTCTTGAATTCTGCTGTCTACGATTTCCAGAGCCGGCGCCACGTAATCGGTCGCCAATAAAACGTCCAAAGGGGTGACATCCGGTCCGGTCAAGTCTTTCTTTAATACAAAGGCGATTTCCGCTTCCACTTTCGGCTGCAGAACGCGTGAAAAAGGAATTTCCCCATTCGCATCGACCGCCATTTCATCAAGCAGATGTCCATAATCCGGCTGGTCGACGCCTAATAATTTCTGCATGGCTAGTGAAGTCAGTCCGATTTTTTTCCCGACGATTCGTTGTCCTTGCTCCATTTTCCTTTGAATGGTGAGCAATTGAACCTGATATGCCTGCTGTACTGTGATTTCTCGATCCAGTTCCGTCAGGGGTGCGACACCCCTGCGGTCTGCTTCTGCCTTTGCCAGATGATCGGCAAATCGAATGGTTGTTTCGTCAAACATCTTTCCCAATGGTTCCCCCTCCAGTAACGGTTTCCTATAACCCTTTACAACTTAATGCAAATATTGGTTAGTTCGGAAAAGAATTCGAAACTGTGCATGCCGCCTTCACGGCCAATCCCGCTTTGCTTCATACCGCCAAACGGTGTGCGCAGATCACGCAAAAACCAGGTGTTCACCCAGACGATTCCGGCTTCGATTTGGCCTGCTACGCGATGCGCCCGGCGCAAATCATTCGTCCAGATCGATGCGCTCAATCCATAATGAGTATCATTCGCCTGTGCAATCACTTCTTCCTCCATATCAAAAGGAAGAATTGTCACAACAGGTCCAAATATTTCTTCGCGGACGACTCGACAATTTCGATCTAATCCGGTAATAATAGTCGGCTCCAGATAGTATCCTTTCTCCAATCCTGCCGGGCGTTTGCCGCCTGTTTCGATCACTCCGCCTTCTTCAATGGCCAATTCCAGATAACGATTGACGCGATGATAATGTTCCTCGCCGATCAGCGCTCCTACTTTTGTTTGCGGATCAAAAGGATCCCCTACGACCAGCTCTTTTGTTTTGGCAACAAATTTCTCCAGGAATTCCTCATAAATCGGACGTTCGACATAAATGCGGGATCCGCAGAGACATACTTCTCCCTGATTGATAAAACTGGACTTGAGAGTTGTTTCAATGACTTCATCGATGTTGGAATCGGCAAAAATGATATTCGGATTTTTTCCGCCCAGTTCATAGGAGAGTCGTTTCAACGTCTTCGCAGCAGCTTCCATAATGATTTTTCCAGTCACTGTCTCACCGGTAAACGAGATTGCGTTTACATCCGGATGTTCTGTAAGGGCAGAACCGGCAGAATTCGGACCAAAGCCATGAACGATGTTGACAACACCGTCCGGAACTCCTGCATCACGACAAATTTCTCCGAGCAGCGTTGCAGTCATAGGCGTGAGTTCTGCCGGCTTCATCACACAAGTGTTGCCTGCTGCCAGACAAGGCGCCAATTTCCATGTCAACAATAAGAGCGGCAAATTCCATGGGTTGATTAATCCGACCACTCCGACAGGACGGCGAACGGAGTAATTGATCGCCACATCATCCGTTTGGTATGCTTCGGTTCCCACCGCTCTCATATAATCCGCAAAAAAATGAAAATTGTAAGCGGCCCGCGGGATATCCACACTGCCGGTCAGCCAATAGGGCTTCCCTGTATCCAACGATTCCAACGCCGCCAGTTCTTCTTTCCGTTCCAGAATCAGATCTCCGACTTTTCGCAAAATCCCGGCTCTTTCATGAGCGGTCATTTTCTTCCAAGGTCCCTGCAATGCTCGTCTTGCCGCTGCAACCGCCAAGTCAATTTCTTCTTTCCCGCCCTCGGCGACTGTGCCGAGCACTTCTTCGGTGGCAGGATTGATATTTTCGAAAACGTTCCCATTGATGGAATCCATATAGTTTCCATTAATGAAATGTAAACTGTCGATTGCTTTTCTTTTTGTCACCGTGATCTCTTGCTGTTCTGTCTGCATATACTGGATCCTCCTCAACTTTTTCCAAATGTTCATTCCAAAGGGTAACTACCGGAATTTTTATGCAAAAAATCTCTTGCATTCATATTAGATTCCTATCGTTCACTATACAAGACCGTAGTTCTTATATATGGAACATAACTGCGGTTTATCTGATTTTTTATTGTCTGATTATTGAGTTTACTGATTTTTGTTTTGTAGATTTGCGAAGCCTAGACTTTGACGAGTCGGAAAAGACAGGGCGCTTCATGGTTGTCTCCTGGTTGGGTTTGACCATACACCTGATCTTTCAATGTTCAATTTCCGAAAACGTGCCGTACTGCTGTGCTACTCCATGGAGAGCGCATCTTTGCCGACATGCAATGCCATTACTTTTGCCGGCGCTGTTTCCTTCAGGCCGAACGCTACAAAACCGCTGATCAACGCTCCCGCAAACGCAATCCACAAAGGTGCCTGCAAACCAAAGGAGTCTGCCGCAAATCCGGCAATCGACGGAGCTATGGTTCCTCCGACAAGCTCTCCGACCAACTGTGTCATCGCAACGGCGGAAGCTGCATATTTGAAAGGCAAAGACTCGCCGGGGATCACAGCCATAAACAGCGGGAAGCACCCCTGCCCGACCGTCGTCAGGAAACCCAATAGCATCATCACCGCTACCGAACCATGAATGACCGCAAAACATAGCGGTGACAACGCCGCTATCAGGGAAAAAACGATGAGCGTCGGTTTTCTGCCGAATTTGTCGGAAATGGCCGGACCCACAAATCCCCATACAAACGATCCAAAGCCGATCGCCGCCATAATCAGCCCCATTTCTTCCGGCTTGAATTTGTCTACTGTCGTCAAATAAATCGGTGCGAATGTAGTAAATACAAACAGCCACGCCATGAAAAACGCTGAGATAATGGTACAAATCCAGGTATTGCGATTCCGATAAACGATTGTAAATTCCTTAAAACCGCTTCTTTCATGAACATGACCGTTGTCCGCAGATAGTTTCGGCTCTTTCATGTATTTGAACAAGATGAAAAACATGATGATGCCCGGAATCCCGACAAGATAAAACGCACTGTGCCAGGAGTAACGGGTCGCAAAAGCGGTTACAAGAATCGGCGTCAAGGTTGCTCCGATCAACCCGATTGAGCTTTGAACAAAACCGAGATTAAATCCGCGCCGTTCGGGAGATGAATCTGCGATCACGCTGGCTTGGGCGATGGGAAGCACAGGACCTTCCGACAATCCCATCAGTCCGCGAATCAAAACCATAGTAACGAAGGACTTTGTCAACCCGGACAAGAAAG
Above is a window of Fodinisporobacter ferrooxydans DNA encoding:
- a CDS encoding 2-keto-4-pentenoate hydratase encodes the protein MFDETTIRFADHLAKAEADRRGVAPLTELDREITVQQAYQVQLLTIQRKMEQGQRIVGKKIGLTSLAMQKLLGVDQPDYGHLLDEMAVDANGEIPFSRVLQPKVEAEIAFVLKKDLTGPDVTPLDVLLATDYVAPALEIVDSRIQDWKIRLQDTIADNASSGLYVLGHTRLSVDKLDLAQMGMVFYKNGQIMNTGTGAAALGHPANCVAWLANAVAQFGISLKAGEVILSGALSAAINAEPGDSFQARFAHLGEAGVRFSS
- a CDS encoding aldehyde dehydrogenase gives rise to the protein MQTEQQEITVTKRKAIDSLHFINGNYMDSINGNVFENINPATEEVLGTVAEGGKEEIDLAVAAARRALQGPWKKMTAHERAGILRKVGDLILERKEELAALESLDTGKPYWLTGSVDIPRAAYNFHFFADYMRAVGTEAYQTDDVAINYSVRRPVGVVGLINPWNLPLLLLTWKLAPCLAAGNTCVMKPAELTPMTATLLGEICRDAGVPDGVVNIVHGFGPNSAGSALTEHPDVNAISFTGETVTGKIIMEAAAKTLKRLSYELGGKNPNIIFADSNIDEVIETTLKSSFINQGEVCLCGSRIYVERPIYEEFLEKFVAKTKELVVGDPFDPQTKVGALIGEEHYHRVNRYLELAIEEGGVIETGGKRPAGLEKGYYLEPTIITGLDRNCRVVREEIFGPVVTILPFDMEEEVIAQANDTHYGLSASIWTNDLRRAHRVAGQIEAGIVWVNTWFLRDLRTPFGGMKQSGIGREGGMHSFEFFSELTNICIKL
- a CDS encoding MFS transporter, with amino-acid sequence MQTNAKRSFFRYENGIVLMMFFTFGFVFMERLSVVFLFPFIAPDLKLNNGQIGLIVSMLSICWAISGWVFGSISDISGSRKKVLLPITLLFSLFSFLSGLTKSFVTMVLIRGLMGLSEGPVLPIAQASVIADSSPERRGFNLGFVQSSIGLIGATLTPILVTAFATRYSWHSAFYLVGIPGIIMFFILFKYMKEPKLSADNGHVHERSGFKEFTIVYRNRNTWICTIISAFFMAWLFVFTTFAPIYLTTVDKFKPEEMGLIMAAIGFGSFVWGFVGPAISDKFGRKPTLIVFSLIAALSPLCFAVIHGSVAVMMLLGFLTTVGQGCFPLFMAVIPGESLPFKYAASAVAMTQLVGELVGGTIAPSIAGFAADSFGLQAPLWIAFAGALISGFVAFGLKETAPAKVMALHVGKDALSME